GAGCGGGGCTATCACGGTGTTGGCGTCGTGCATCCACGCAGTGGCCCACATCAGGTCACAGGGCAAGGTCAGCAGCCGCGGGCCGTGTCCGGGGGCGACCTTGGCCAGTTGCGGGTTGGACGGGTGCTGCCACTTGCCCCATTGTTCGAGGGTCGACGGCAGCTGTGCTCCGCCGTAGGGCAGGACCGTTCCGTCGACGTCCAGGAAGAGCAGTGGGCGTTGCGCGGGCTTGGCCATGGAGGCACGGTATCGGCCCGGGTCCGAGGCATCGGTGGAACGCTCAGGCTGCGGTCGTCGCCTCGTGTTCGGCGAGGATGCCGCATCGGAAGCGGGATCCTGCGCGGACGAGTGCGACGAAGTGGGGCGCGCCGGCGAGCCTGGGCGGACTCGACGAGCTTGAAGACCGCGGTGCGGGAGCCAGCGCCGCGGGTGAGCTGCGGTCCGCAGCCGGGCACTGGAGAACGTGGACTCGACGGGGTTCGCGGTCCGCAGGTGGATCCAGTGCCCGGCGGGGAAGTCGCGGCAGGCCAGCAGTTGGTCCTGGTCGTCGGTGAGCTTCTTGACAGCCTTGGGGGACTTCGCGCCGTGGCTCTGCTCGCGGTCCTTGAATGCTGTGTGGTCGGCCTGCCACTGCTGGGTCAGCCGGGTGACCGTCGCTGGGGAGAGCCCGGCCGAGCTGCCGAGGAACTGCTCCAGGGCGGGCACGAAGTCACCGGACGACAGGCCGTTCGGGTGGAGCAGCGGCAGGATCGGTGAGCATTGCTCCAGCCGCAGTCCCGTGTTCGCAGTCCCGCTGACGGTCGCCGGTGGTGCCGTGTGCGCCGGAGTGGGGTGTCGTGCGTGATCAGCGGACGAAAGGTCCGTCTGTCCCGGGATCAGTTGCGACGTGTTCGGTGCGCACGTCACGGCGGGGCGGCACAGCGGGGTGGTGGCCCAGTGCGCGGAGTTCTCGGGCGGCTTGGCCGTGCAGGAGCATCGCGCGGGTCGCCGCGGCCAGTTTCATGGCGCGTTCGAGCGCGTGAACGGCAGCGGCTCGTTGACCGGTGAGCACGAGTGCTCGGCCGGTCGTCAGATGGGCGAGAGCAGCCTGGACGCGGCAGTGCCCGGTGAAGGTGGCGGCCGCGGCACGGGCGCGCTCGTGGGCCTCGGTGGCGTTGCGCTCGGCCAGGGCGACTTCTGCCCTGATGAGGTCGATGGTGCCGCGGTAGGCCGGCCCGCCTCGGGTCGTGCTGTCCGTGACGACGGCGCGGGCCTGCGCGAGGTCGTCGTGCAGGAGGTGGAACCGCGTGATGCTGGGCAGCAGCACCGCGTAGTAGTGATGTGGTCCTCTGGTCAGTGACGGGCGCAGCCTGGCGTAGATCTCCTGCACGCAGGACAGGGGATGCCCGAGCACGGAATGCGCGGTGACCGCGGCGGCGAAGGTCAGGTTCGACCATTGGCTGTCCCTCGGGCCCATGGTGTCGAGGACCTCGCGGGCGGTGCGGTCGGCGAGACCGATGTCTCCCGCCCAGACGGCGGCGAGGGTCCGGGTGGACAGGGCGAGGGCGCGCAGTTTCCGGCTCGGGGTCAGCATGGCGGCGTCGACGGCCTCCTCGGCACAGGCCAGTGCCTGGTCCAGGGGGCCCGCTGAGATGAGCGCGCTCGCGCGCACGATGAGCAGCCTGGGCAGGATGTGGGTCTGCCCCGTTCTCCGGGCGAGCAGGATGCCGCGCTCGGTGTGGCGGGAGGCATCACGGTCGCGGAGCAGGCCGAGCTCGGCGGCGGCCAGCCACAGCAGTGCCTCCAACCGGGTTCCCAGCTCCGGGTCCGACAGGCGATCCGCGATCCCGGCAGCCTCCTGTGCGACAGCCTCGGCTCGCTGCATCGACTCCGGACCGAGCAGGGCGACGGCGCGGCAGGCCAGCACCCGTGCCCGCAACGCGCGGTCGTCGTGGGTGATGATCTGCCGGCTGAGTCCGCGCAGCTGGTTTCGCGCCTCGGCGAGGTGGCTTTCCGCCAAGGCGCCCACGGCCAGCTGCAGGCGCAGCTCGGCGCTGTCGGAGACGGCATCGCTGGGGAGACGCTCCAGTTCCTCCAGCAGCAGCGCGTGCGCCTCCTCAGGCCGCTGCAGCAACCGTTCCACCGCCGCACACAGGACCACCACCTGGGACCGGGTCTCCTGCGTGATGTGGTCGCCCTGTCCGAGCAGGCGATGCAGCAGCGCCAGGCTCTCGGCCAGTCGTCCGGAGTTCATCAGTGCCTGGGCGCGCAACACCAGGAGGTCCTGTCGGCACTTGGCGACCGCTCTCTCACCACCGAGCAGTCTCACCGCCGCCTCCAACCACACGGCAGCGCTGGCCGGGGCCGTGGCGAGG
The window above is part of the Allokutzneria albata genome. Proteins encoded here:
- a CDS encoding ATP-binding protein → MVGRDPELAVLRSTVDSLRAREGQRRARFLRLSGADGIGKTRLLAELATHARRQGVPVLLGRATEFEQTMPFGVLIEALDGHLGGLSAVRRQSLDRGVLSPAAGLFPALVGDAGSRAPLADRGSLHRALRFLLQTLTPCGGLVLILDDLHWADPATVEVLVHLVRHPPTAPILIASACREAQLPLSLADAVARADPTQHTYLPLRPLTRAAIAELTAVPAASARCARLYRLCQGNPFYLHLLERAAFPVVTADGAGSDQAPSPGVPAALLEELAALPEQARVLAHAAAVVGDPFDPDLAVEVAGDLGQSAAVLLDELVAADVVRSLTGDRRFAFRHPLVRHIAYTSAAPDWLEAAHARAAAALRRSCASDVAVAHHLARASRTGGQAVVEVFVRAAQDTLATAPASAAVWLEAAVRLLGGERAVAKCRQDLLVLRAQALMNSGRLAESLALLHRLLGQGDHITQETRSQVVVLCAAVERLLQRPEEAHALLLEELERLPSDAVSDSAELRLQLAVGALAESHLAEARNQLRGLSRQIITHDDRALRARVLACRAVALLGPESMQRAEAVAQEAAGIADRLSDPELGTRLEALLWLAAAELGLLRDRDASRHTERGILLARRTGQTHILPRLLIVRASALISAGPLDQALACAEEAVDAAMLTPSRKLRALALSTRTLAAVWAGDIGLADRTAREVLDTMGPRDSQWSNLTFAAAVTAHSVLGHPLSCVQEIYARLRPSLTRGPHHYYAVLLPSITRFHLLHDDLAQARAVVTDSTTRGGPAYRGTIDLIRAEVALAERNATEAHERARAAAATFTGHCRVQAALAHLTTGRALVLTGQRAAAVHALERAMKLAAATRAMLLHGQAARELRALGHHPAVPPRRDVRTEHVATDPGTDGPFVR